DNA sequence from the Sporichthyaceae bacterium genome:
CGCACTACGACGACGCCACCGGCGAACGGGTCGAGCTGTCCTTCACCACCACGGACAACTGGGTGGCCAAGACCGCGAACCTGCTCGTCGACGAGCTCTGCGCGGAGCCCGGCGAACGCGTCGGGCTGTGGCTGCCGACCCACTGGCAGACCGTGGTCTGGTACCTGGCCTGCTGGGCCACCGGCACCGTCCCGGCCCTCGGGGCAGACCCCGCCGACTGCGCCCATGCGGTCGCCGACCCGGAGCACGCCGAGGCAACGGTGGACTGTCCGGGGACGCGACTGCTGGTCCCGCTGCGGCCACTGGGCGGACGTGCCGCGACGGTGCCGACCGGCATGCTCGACTACGCGGCCGAGGTGCCGACCCACGGCGACCGGTTCGCCGGTCCCCCGGTCCTGGCGACCGCACCGGCGCTGGAGCGCGCCGGGGTGACCCTCGACGGGGCGGCCCTGGTCGCCGCGGCCCGGGCCGACGCCACCGAGCACGGGTTGTCCGGGGCGTCGCGGGTGCTGTTCACCGGCGACCTCGGCAGCGCGGCAGGTCTGGCGGCCGGGTTGCTCGGGCCGCTGGCGGCCGGGGCCTCGGTGGTGCTGTGCCGCAACGTCGACCGCACGCGCCTGCCCGACCGGGCGCAGGCCGAACGTGTCACCCATCAGCTGAGCTGAGCCCACACACCTCGCCACTTCTGCTGCCTGTCCCACGTATCAAGGCGGGTCGAAAGGTGGGACGGGCAGCAGGAGTGCGGAACAAAGGGGCGGGACAAAGAGGCGGGCGGGAAGCCGGCCGCCGCCGTCTCCCCGCCCGATAGCCGCCAGTTGTGCCGCGCCGTCGGCAAGCCCGCCAGCTCCGACGTGCGCGATCCGGTGTGGACCGCGGCCTCAGGACCATCCCGGTTCCGGCCCGACAGCCGGGAACCTTGTGGTCCGTGGTGCAGTTGTTACTGATGTGATAGATGGGATCTAATCCCCCAAAGGTGCGGGTGCGCAAGAGTCCGCGCCGAATTACACACGCGTAATTAGGCCGAACGGGTGACGGGCTCCCTTTGCGCCCGGACCCAGGTGGTCCACGCCCCCGCGCTCTCGACCAGGAACGCAACCGCGAGCACGACCGCGCCGATCCCCAGCAACGGCCCCAGCCGACGGGTGCCCAGCAGCACCAGGCCGAGGACGAACAGGCGCCCGTCCCAGCCGAGCCCCACCCGGAACACCCAGGCCCGGGGCCCCTGGCGGGTGTGCCGCCACCGGTAGACGGTGTCGTAGTGGTGGTAGGTCACCACGCACAGCAGCGCGAACGCCGCCGGCAGCGCCGGGTGGTCCAGGGCCGCCACGACGCGCACCACCAGCCCGTACTCCAGCCCCCGGACGACCCCGGGCATCAGCCAGCCGAAGCGGCCCGTCGGCGGCTCGCGCCAGGCCGGGGCGGCCAGCAGCACCACCGCGGACAGCCCCAGCGCGACCAGCCAGCCGTGCCCGGTCGAGGCCAGCGCCGCCGTCACGAGCCCGGCGACCAGGGCGGCACCGAGCGCCACCTCGGCCGGAAGCCGCGGCAGGCGCCCGGCCAGGGCCCGGCCCTGCGGGCTCGCGTCGATCATCTGGTCCAGTTCGCCGTCGCGCCCGGACACCGCCGGGTCCAGGCTCACCGGACCGGCCGCCACGGTGCGCAGCACCCGCCCGGCGGTGGCGTAGCAGGCCGAGACGCCCCCGAGGGTAAGCAGCACCAGGAACACCGCGTGGGCCCCGGAGAAGGCCGCGAAGACCGAGATCAGCAGCCAGCGCTCCCCGATCGGCAGGAACACCATCCGCTTGGTCCACTTCAGCGCCGCGGTCGCGCTGGTCCGGGCCGACAGCGAGACCGCGCCGCGGCCCAACGCGGCCGCGGCCGAGTCGGTGCCGGACCCGTCCCGCTGTCCCAGGGTCGCCACGAAGCCGAAGTCGACGAAGTTGCGGAACACCTGCAGGGCCAGCGTCGCGCACGCGAGGCCCCACACTTCGCGCCCGCAGCGGGCCGACCCGTAGGCCAGCGCGGCGTAGACCGTGAACTCCTTGACGCGGTCGGTCGTGGCGTCCAGCCAGGCACCGAGCGCGCTGAACGTCCGGGTGTAGCGGGCGGTCTCGCCGTCGACGCAGTCGACCACCAACGACACCTGCAGCAGCAGCGCGCCGACGACCAGGCCGACCCGGTTGCCGAGCGCGAAGAAAGACGCCGCGAGCAGCGCGATCCCCAGCGCCCCGAGCGTTATCTGATTCGGCGTCCAGCCCCGTCGCACCGCCAGATCGGTGACCTTCGGCGAGAGCTTGCGGACCACGAACGTGGAGTAGAAGCCGTCGTCGGGCCGGGCCACCCGCCGCAGCCGGATGCGGTGCTCGTCGTTCTCGGTCAGCGCGCGCCCGAGCGCCCAGGCCGCGCCCGGGTCGACGGGGCGCCCGAACACGTACTCGCCGACGACGACTTCGCGGACCTCGACGCCGCGTTGCAGCGCCCCGAGGGTGAGCAGCTCGATCGGGTCGGCGACCCAGCCGGAGACGGTGGCGATCCCGGACAGGTCCCGGGCCGCGAGCACCAGCGCCGTGCGGTCGGCCGGGTCGATTCGCATCAGCCCGGCATGGGCCCGGTCGGCGTCGGGCAGCGCGTGCTCGGCCGAGCCCGCGCCGCGCACCGCCCCGGCAGTCACCCGCAGGTTCGCCGGGCCGTGCCGGTGGGACAGCACCGCGGTGCCCAGCCGAGGGTCGGCCGCCAGGTCGCCGACCGCACCGCCGTGAAGGACCACGTCGCCGTGGGCCAGCAGGACCGGCTCGTCGAGCCCGTCGAGATGAACGGCGAGCTGCCCGAGGGCGGCGCCGACGTCGGAATAGCCGACCACCGGGATCGCGGCGGGCAGCAGCCGGCTCACCTGGTCGTGCCAGGCGTTGCGGGTGAGCACCACGGTCGGGTGGACGCCGAACTCGGCGACGGTCGCCAGCAGTTGCTCGAGCGCCGTCGCCCCCGGGGCCACCTCCAGGAGCGCCGCAGGGCCGCCGTCGGCCGCGGCCGCGTCCACGACCACCACCAGGGCGGTGGGATTCGGGCGACCGGGGGCGGAATTATCAGTGCGCACGAAGATCATCCAACCCTGCGGGACGTCGTCCCGCAGGGTTACCGCGGACCGCGCCGCGGCGCGCCGCTGGCCACGTCCTCGTCGGGGTCGCCGGCCTCGGCGGCCGCCTCGCGGGCCCGGCGGGCCTGGGCGACCCGTCGGGCCGAGAGGGCGGACTTGTCGTCCTCGGCCAACCGGTCCGCGTCGTCGGCGTACCGGGTGAGGATCTCGGCGACCGGGCCGTCGCCGATCAGTCGGCCGTCGCGCAGGTAGAGCCCGCGCTTGCAGAACCGCTCGACGTGCTCCGGGTTGTGCGAGACCAGCACGACCGTCCGGCCCTGTCCGAGCAGTTCCTCGACCCGGACGAAGCACTTGCGTTGGAAAGCCCGATCGCCGACCGCGAGCACCTCGTCGACCAGCACGATCGGCCGGTCCACCGTGGTGATCACCGAGAACCCGACCTTGGCCTTCATGCCGCTGGACAGGTGGCGGAACGGGGTGTCCAACCGGTGGCCGATCTCGGCCCACTCGACGATTTCGTCGAACCGTTCGGCGATCTGCTTCTTCGACAGGCCTTTGAGCCCGGCGGCCAGCCAGATGTTGTCGCGCACGGTCAGGTCGTTCTCGAACCCGCCGGTCACCTCGATCATCGGCGCCACCGAGCCGTACACGTCGACCCGACCTTCGTCCGGGATCATCACGCCCGCGATCAGGCGCAGCAACGTGGATTTGCCGTGGCCGTTGCCGCCGACGACCCCGATCGACTCGCCCGCGTAGATCGTGAACGAGACATCACGCAGCGCCCAGAACTGGTCGTCCTGACCGACACCGGATTTACCACGGGTCAGGAACTCCCGGGCCCGCAGCTTGCGCCGGCGGTTGGCGTGGAACCGGATGCCGAGGCCGTCCGCGACGATCACCGGCCGCGACATTCCTCAGATCTCCTTCAGCACAGCGGGTTCCATCCGCCGGAACACCCAGATCCCGACCACGAACAGCACCAGGGAAACGAATGAGCCGCGCAGCGCCAGGTCGAGCGAGGGCATGTCGGCCCGGTAGACCCCGGCCCGGTAGAGGCCCAGGATCGCGTTGAACGGGTTGAGGGTGTAGATCTGCTTGACGATCTCCGGGAGGTGCTTCGGCTTGGCGTGGGTGCCGAAGATCTGGTCCTGGCTGTAGACCACCGGGCTCAAGTAGAAGAGCATCCGCACGACGATCCGGACCAGGCGCTCGACGTCGGTCATCATCACCGTGACCGGAGCCAGGATCATCGCGATCCCGGTCAACGCGACCCACTCCATGACCATCGCGACCGGCACCCAGACGATCTTCTCGTTGACGCCCTTGTGCAGCAGGATCATGAAGAACACGAGAACCGGGATCGAGAACAGGAACTCGAAGAACTTCGACCCGATGATCCGCAGCACCCAGATCTCGCGGGGCACGTCGACCGAGCGGACCAGTTTCGCCTCACCGGAGATGGCCCGGGACGCACCGGTCATCACCGCGTTCGCCCAGTTCCAGGGCAGCATCCCAAGTAGCAGGAACACGATGTAGGGATCCTCGGACCCGTTGCCCCGGGTGAAGACCTTGGTGAACACGAACCAGTACACGCCGGCCATCAGCAGCGGCTCGAGGACCGACCAGAAGTAGCCGAGGGTCGAGTCGGAGTACCGGATCCGCAGGTCGCGCCCGATCAGCAGGCTGAGGATCCGGCGTTGCGAATACACCGAGCGCCAACGCGACGGGCTCACCGTCACCTGCTGCTCAACCGTCACCGTCATCTCGCGGACAAGCGTAGGGCGACGGCTGCACGTTCACGCAATCCAACGGATTGGACGCGCGTCACTTCCGCGTCACGTCCAGCCGGGCGTAAACATCCAGCATGAGCGCCGCGTTGCGTTCCCAGGTGTAGTGATCCACCGCATGAGCCCGACCCGCGCCCCCGAGCAGCCCGCGTAGTTCGGGCCGCTGCGCCAACTGCGCCATGGCGGCGGCCAGTGCGGACGGGTCGCGGGGCGGCACGACGTAGCCGGTCACGCCGTCGCGGACCACCTCGGTCAGCCCGCCGACCGCCGAGACGATCACCGGCAGACCGCAGGCCTGCGCCTCGACCGCCGCCACCCCGAAGCTCTCGCTGTCCAGCACAGAGGGGACCACGAACACGTCGAAGCCCTGGATCAGCGCCGGCACATCCGCGTGCGGGACCTTGCCGAGGAAGCGGACCCGGTCGCCGAGGCCCAAGGCGGCGGCCAGTTCGGTGTACTCGGCCAGCTTCGGGCCCCCGCCGACGACCACCAGGTCGCACTTGTCGGTGACCGGGCCGGAGGTGCCGACCAGTTCGGCGAAGGCGCGCAGCAGCACGTCGATGCCGTACTTGGAGTCCATCGTCTTCACGATGCCGAAGACGACCCGGTCGTCCGGCGGTCGCGGAGCCGGAGCGAAGGCCACGGTGTCGACGCCGAACGGCGTCACCGCGATCGGCTTGTCGGTGTAGCGCGCGGTCCGGGCCCGCATGACCTCGCTGGTCGAGCAGATCGCATCGGCGCGGGACAGCGCGAACTCGACCATGCGCCGCTGGACCGGACCGGCGTCCGGGAAGTCGTAGATGTCCGATCCCCAGACCGAGACCACGTACGGGTGCCGGTTGGCCATCGCGCCGAGGAAGCCGTAGCTGGAGACGTAGTGGGCGTGCACCAGGTCGGGGTCGGCCTGCGCCAGCAGCGTCCGCAACCTCGGGACGGTGAGCAGGTAGGCGGCCTTGTTCGAGTGCACCAGCGGCAGGTACCGGATGCGCACCCGGGGCCAGTTCCGTTCCTCGGTGTCACGGTGCGGCTCGAGGCTGATCACATAGACGTCGATGCCGCGCCTGTCGTAGTAGTCCAGCCACTTGTGCGTGTGGACGTTGTTCGCCGGGGCCAGCAGCGCGATGCGCATCCGGCGTTCGGAGCGCTCGTCCCGGTCGCCCCGCTTCACGGGCGCACCATCGGTTCCGGCGCCGGCGGGCGCAGTCGGTTGGACAGCAGGATCGCCAGCAGGTGTCCGCCCGCCACGAAGATCGCAATCGGCAGCATCGCCGCGCACAGCCCCTTGGTGCAGTTGTGGGTGCCGAAGATCGAGTCACCGACCGCGGCCAGCATGGCAACGAACGAGAACTCCAGGGCGAGCAGCGCCCGGTGGATCGGCACCCAGCCGAACACCGCCCGGGCGCCACGCAACCCGGCGGCCCGGATGGTCTGCTCACCGTCGGCGGTCGGCGGCAGCTTGGCCAACGCGCGCGCTGTATGCACCAGGTCGGTCTCGGCCTTCACGAGGAGGGTGACGGTGGCGGTCGCGAAGCCCACCGTGGCCCAGCCGTTCAGCGAGCCCCAGCCGCCGCCGGCCCGGATGCCCAGCGCGGCGGTCAGCCCGGCCTCGGTGACGTAGTGCCCGATGCGGTCCAGGTAGACCCCACTGGCCCCGGTCTTCTGCCGCCAGCGGGCCAGTTCGCCGTCGGAGCAGTCGAGGATCAGCTGGACCTGGATCAGCAGCGCCGCGAGCACCGCAGTCCAGACTCCGGGGAACGACAGGCTGACCGCGGACAGGCCGCCCGCGAGGATCATCCCCCAGGTGATGCCGTCGGGCGTGATCCGCGTGTTCACCAGCGCCCGGGTGACGTGGATCGAGATCTTGCGGCCGTAGGCAAGGCCGGCCCAGTGTTCGGCGTTGGCCCGGGACAGCACAGCAGGTGGCTGCGCCACCGCTCGGAGCTCGGCCAACGAGGGCCGCGCCGCCGGACTCATCGCCACTCCTCGGACTTCCCGCGCCGCCCCTCGGCAACTTCCCCGCCGTGTATATCAAGGCAGGACCGCGAACTCCCTCCAGCGCGGCCACGTCGGGCCTACCATCACGTCATGTCACCGGTTGATGGCAGTGCGTTGTCAGTCGTGATCCTCGCAGCAGGCGCCGGGCGCCGGCTGGGGCGCCCGTTCCCGAAGGTCGTCACCCCGTTGGTGGGCCTCGGGACGATCCTGGACACCCAGCTCGCGGCGTTGCGCTCGACCTTCGGGCCGGCCGTACCGATCAGCGTCGTCGTCGGTTTCGGTGCCGACGCCTTGATCGCCGCCTGTCCCACGTTCACCTACGTCCGCAACGACCGGTGGGAGCACACCGACACCGCCTACGGGCTGGGCTGCGCCCTGCGCGGCCGCCCGACCACCGGCGTGCTCTGGCTGCCCGGCGACGTGGTCTGCGACGCGGCGGTCCTCGAGGCGCTGGGCGGCCCGATGGCCGCCGGCGAGTCGTGCGCCGTGGTCACCGGCATGAGCAACCGCGCCAACGCGGTCCGGTTCACCCTCGACCCGGAGGGGCGGCTGCGGCAGTTGGCCCCCGGCCTGCGCGAGGGCCTGGGCGAGCTGGCCGGGATCAACTACGTCGCCCCAGCCGACCGGGCACGCTTCATTGCGGCGCTCGAGTCGTGCGCACACAGCGACCGGGCCGAGTACGCGCTGGCCCTGGCAATCGCCGGCGGCATGTGGGTGCACCCGGTCGAGGTCGACGGATCGCTGCTGGTCGACGTCGACACCGACGGCGACCTGCGCCGAGCCGAGCGCCTGTTCGACGCGGCGTCCTTCCAAGGATCCCAATCCGCGCTCCCCGGGCAGCGCGGCCAAATACGATCGGCGGATGCCTCCCGCAGTTGATCAAGCCCCGCTGCAGGTCGTGATCCTGGCGGCGGGTTTCGGCTCCCGCCTCGGCAAGCCGTTCCCGAAGCCGTTGACGCCGCTGGTCAGCGGCCGCACGATCCTGGGCCGCCAGCTCGACTGCGTGCGCTCGGCGCTCGGCGAGGGCACCTCGGTGATCGTCGTGGTCGGCTTCAAGCTCGAGCTGATCATGGAGGCCGCGCCCGAGGTGCTGTTCGCCTACAACGAGCGCTACGACCAGACCAACACGTGCAAGAGCCTGCTCCGGGCGCTGCGGCTGACCGGCCCCGGCGGCGTGCTGTGGCTGAACGGCGACGTCGTCTTCGACCCGGCGATCCTCTCCGCGGTACGCCCGCACCTGGCCGCGGGCCAGTCGTTCGTGTGCGTGAACACGGCCGCGGTCGGCGACGAGGAGATCAAGTACACCGTCGACGCGGCGGGCATGATCCGCGAGCTGTCCAAAACGGTGCAGGGCGGGCTCGGCGAGGCGATCGGGATCAACCACGTGTCGGCCGGGGACAAGGAACTGCTCTGCAAGCAACTCGAGTCCTGTGCCGACGAGGACTACTTCGAGCGCGGGATCGAGACCGCCGTCGCGGCCGGGTTGCGCATGCTCCCGGTGGACATCTCGGCGTGGGCGGCGGTCGAGGTCGACTTCGCCGCGGACCTGGACCGCGCCAACGAGGTGGCCGGCGGCTCCTGAGGTGCATCCCGATCATCGATGATCGGGCGAGGCTCCCTCATACGTGGAATGGGTTCTCTCATACGCGGAACGCGTCGTCGCCTGCGCGGGGCAGAGCTGAGAGGAACTGCCGTGGGCATGTGGGCGCGGTCAGGGGTCGAGGTCGACTTCGTCGCGGACCTGGACCGCCCCAACGAGGTGGCCGGCGGCTCGTGAGGACCCTGCAGCCCGATCATCGATGATCGGGCGAGGCTCTCTCATACGCGGGGCGAGGGTGCGGGGATCAGGTCCTTGGGGCTGAGCAGGAACCCGGCGCCCCAGGCCAGGTGCATGGTGGCGAACACGATCGGGAGCCGGGCCGCCGCGCCCCGCGGCAGGTCGCGGCCGGTCACCGCGGACCCGGAGATCACAGCGGCGGCGTAGCCCGCCGGGGCGGCCCAGCCGATGCGCTTCCCGGCGACGGCCAGGGCGGCGCCGCCGACCAAGGCGAGCACCACTGCCGGCGGGGCCAGGTAGCGGGCATTGGCGGTCTCCGGCATCCGGCGGACGACGCCGCGGCGCCATTGGCCCGTCCGGTAGAACTGCCGGGCCAAGGCCCGCAGGTCGGCCCGGGGCCGGTAGGTCACCTGCAGCCGCGGGGTGAACCACACGACTCCGCCCGCCTTGCGGATGCGGTGGTTGAGCTCCCAGTCCTGGGCGCGGCGCAGGGTGGGGTCGAACCCCCCGACGCGCTGCAGGATCTCCCGACGGAACACCCCGAGGTACACCGTCTCGACCGGGCCGGCCTGGCCGCCCAGGTGGAACCGCGAACCGCCGATACCCAGCCGACTGCACATCGCCCGCGCCACGGCCTGCTCGAACGGCGTGACGCCCTCCGCGGCCATGATCCCGCCGACGTTGTCGGCCCCGCTCTCGACGAGCACCTCGACCGCGGTGCGGACGTAGTCCGGCGGCAACATCGAGTGACCGTCGACCCGGACGACGACCTCGTGGGTGCTCGCCTCGATGGCCGCGTTGAGCCCGCACGGGGTGGCCCCGGCCGGGTTCTCGACCAATCGGATCCGCGGGTCGGACCCGGCCAGTTCGGCGGCGATCTTGTCGGTGTCGTCGCTGGACGGCCCGAGGGCGAGCACGACCTCCATCGGACCGGCGTAGTCCTGGGCCAGGATCGCCCTGACGGCGGCCCGCAGGTGCCGGGACTCGTTGAGCACCGGCATGACGACCGCGACGCCCGGGGGCCTCCGGCCGGCGGCGCTGCCGTCGGCCGTCGCGTCGCCGCTCACGAGTACAAGCAGGTCGCGTCGACCGACTGGGCCACGCCGGGGGTTGTCGCCACCGGTGCCTTCTTCGGGGTCGGCTTGGGCGTGGCCGTCTTGCCCTTCTTGGTCGTCGCCTTGGTGGTCGGGGTCGGCGTCGGGGTGGCGGCGACCACCGGCGCGGCGTTCGAGGCGGCGATGGCCTGCTGGACCATCGTTCGGATCACGGAGAGGTCCGGGGCGTCCGGGTTGATGACCTGATTGGTGAACTGGACGCTGGTGAAGCTCTGCTTCTTGGCCCTGGGCGCAACGTCGAGCAGCGCGCTGACGGCTCCGGTGGTCAGGTCGGTGAGCAACACCTTGTGCGCCGCGTTGGCGAGCCTGGAGTAGTTCTCCAGGACGGTCAGCGGGTTGGCCTGCTTCAGGATCGCCCCGATCAGGCACTTCTGCCGCCGCATGCGGTCGTAGTCCGTTGTGGTGGCTCGCGACCGCGCGTACCAGAGCGCGTGATAGCCGTC
Encoded proteins:
- a CDS encoding TIGR03089 family protein; this encodes MSDLRDVSGAPQDLWRAAVARDPARPFLTHYDDATGERVELSFTTTDNWVAKTANLLVDELCAEPGERVGLWLPTHWQTVVWYLACWATGTVPALGADPADCAHAVADPEHAEATVDCPGTRLLVPLRPLGGRAATVPTGMLDYAAEVPTHGDRFAGPPVLATAPALERAGVTLDGAALVAAARADATEHGLSGASRVLFTGDLGSAAGLAAGLLGPLAAGASVVLCRNVDRTRLPDRAQAERVTHQLS
- a CDS encoding DUF5941 domain-containing protein: MRTDNSAPGRPNPTALVVVVDAAAADGGPAALLEVAPGATALEQLLATVAEFGVHPTVVLTRNAWHDQVSRLLPAAIPVVGYSDVGAALGQLAVHLDGLDEPVLLAHGDVVLHGGAVGDLAADPRLGTAVLSHRHGPANLRVTAGAVRGAGSAEHALPDADRAHAGLMRIDPADRTALVLAARDLSGIATVSGWVADPIELLTLGALQRGVEVREVVVGEYVFGRPVDPGAAWALGRALTENDEHRIRLRRVARPDDGFYSTFVVRKLSPKVTDLAVRRGWTPNQITLGALGIALLAASFFALGNRVGLVVGALLLQVSLVVDCVDGETARYTRTFSALGAWLDATTDRVKEFTVYAALAYGSARCGREVWGLACATLALQVFRNFVDFGFVATLGQRDGSGTDSAAAALGRGAVSLSARTSATAALKWTKRMVFLPIGERWLLISVFAAFSGAHAVFLVLLTLGGVSACYATAGRVLRTVAAGPVSLDPAVSGRDGELDQMIDASPQGRALAGRLPRLPAEVALGAALVAGLVTAALASTGHGWLVALGLSAVVLLAAPAWREPPTGRFGWLMPGVVRGLEYGLVVRVVAALDHPALPAAFALLCVVTYHHYDTVYRWRHTRQGPRAWVFRVGLGWDGRLFVLGLVLLGTRRLGPLLGIGAVVLAVAFLVESAGAWTTWVRAQREPVTRSA
- a CDS encoding ABC transporter ATP-binding protein, which gives rise to MSRPVIVADGLGIRFHANRRRKLRAREFLTRGKSGVGQDDQFWALRDVSFTIYAGESIGVVGGNGHGKSTLLRLIAGVMIPDEGRVDVYGSVAPMIEVTGGFENDLTVRDNIWLAAGLKGLSKKQIAERFDEIVEWAEIGHRLDTPFRHLSSGMKAKVGFSVITTVDRPIVLVDEVLAVGDRAFQRKCFVRVEELLGQGRTVVLVSHNPEHVERFCKRGLYLRDGRLIGDGPVAEILTRYADDADRLAEDDKSALSARRVAQARRAREAAAEAGDPDEDVASGAPRRGPR
- a CDS encoding ABC transporter permease — its product is MTVTVEQQVTVSPSRWRSVYSQRRILSLLIGRDLRIRYSDSTLGYFWSVLEPLLMAGVYWFVFTKVFTRGNGSEDPYIVFLLLGMLPWNWANAVMTGASRAISGEAKLVRSVDVPREIWVLRIIGSKFFEFLFSIPVLVFFMILLHKGVNEKIVWVPVAMVMEWVALTGIAMILAPVTVMMTDVERLVRIVVRMLFYLSPVVYSQDQIFGTHAKPKHLPEIVKQIYTLNPFNAILGLYRAGVYRADMPSLDLALRGSFVSLVLFVVGIWVFRRMEPAVLKEI
- a CDS encoding glycosyltransferase, encoding MKRGDRDERSERRMRIALLAPANNVHTHKWLDYYDRRGIDVYVISLEPHRDTEERNWPRVRIRYLPLVHSNKAAYLLTVPRLRTLLAQADPDLVHAHYVSSYGFLGAMANRHPYVVSVWGSDIYDFPDAGPVQRRMVEFALSRADAICSTSEVMRARTARYTDKPIAVTPFGVDTVAFAPAPRPPDDRVVFGIVKTMDSKYGIDVLLRAFAELVGTSGPVTDKCDLVVVGGGPKLAEYTELAAALGLGDRVRFLGKVPHADVPALIQGFDVFVVPSVLDSESFGVAAVEAQACGLPVIVSAVGGLTEVVRDGVTGYVVPPRDPSALAAAMAQLAQRPELRGLLGGAGRAHAVDHYTWERNAALMLDVYARLDVTRK
- a CDS encoding CDP-alcohol phosphatidyltransferase family protein; its protein translation is MSPAARPSLAELRAVAQPPAVLSRANAEHWAGLAYGRKISIHVTRALVNTRITPDGITWGMILAGGLSAVSLSFPGVWTAVLAALLIQVQLILDCSDGELARWRQKTGASGVYLDRIGHYVTEAGLTAALGIRAGGGWGSLNGWATVGFATATVTLLVKAETDLVHTARALAKLPPTADGEQTIRAAGLRGARAVFGWVPIHRALLALEFSFVAMLAAVGDSIFGTHNCTKGLCAAMLPIAIFVAGGHLLAILLSNRLRPPAPEPMVRP
- a CDS encoding NTP transferase domain-containing protein, whose amino-acid sequence is MSPVDGSALSVVILAAGAGRRLGRPFPKVVTPLVGLGTILDTQLAALRSTFGPAVPISVVVGFGADALIAACPTFTYVRNDRWEHTDTAYGLGCALRGRPTTGVLWLPGDVVCDAAVLEALGGPMAAGESCAVVTGMSNRANAVRFTLDPEGRLRQLAPGLREGLGELAGINYVAPADRARFIAALESCAHSDRAEYALALAIAGGMWVHPVEVDGSLLVDVDTDGDLRRAERLFDAASFQGSQSALPGQRGQIRSADASRS
- a CDS encoding NTP transferase domain-containing protein, with product MPPAVDQAPLQVVILAAGFGSRLGKPFPKPLTPLVSGRTILGRQLDCVRSALGEGTSVIVVVGFKLELIMEAAPEVLFAYNERYDQTNTCKSLLRALRLTGPGGVLWLNGDVVFDPAILSAVRPHLAAGQSFVCVNTAAVGDEEIKYTVDAAGMIRELSKTVQGGLGEAIGINHVSAGDKELLCKQLESCADEDYFERGIETAVAAGLRMLPVDISAWAAVEVDFAADLDRANEVAGGS
- a CDS encoding glycosyltransferase family 2 protein; the encoded protein is MSGDATADGSAAGRRPPGVAVVMPVLNESRHLRAAVRAILAQDYAGPMEVVLALGPSSDDTDKIAAELAGSDPRIRLVENPAGATPCGLNAAIEASTHEVVVRVDGHSMLPPDYVRTAVEVLVESGADNVGGIMAAEGVTPFEQAVARAMCSRLGIGGSRFHLGGQAGPVETVYLGVFRREILQRVGGFDPTLRRAQDWELNHRIRKAGGVVWFTPRLQVTYRPRADLRALARQFYRTGQWRRGVVRRMPETANARYLAPPAVVLALVGGAALAVAGKRIGWAAPAGYAAAVISGSAVTGRDLPRGAAARLPIVFATMHLAWGAGFLLSPKDLIPAPSPRV